A stretch of Blautia liquoris DNA encodes these proteins:
- a CDS encoding MATE family efflux transporter, protein MIQHQKTGFYHTFFKLSFFIILQNVVTISVNLLDNVMLARFSEPAMAGSSIVNQIQFVYQQAITALAEAAVIIGSQYWGAKKEKQNRDIVRCALRVGIVVCIVMFAVVSIFDRQILSCFTKDTTILSEAEKYLSIIRITYIFSMISTILLGFLRSREIVKIGFVVSVAALLTNGFLNYLLIFGKAGFPQMGIRGAAIATLISRIVELFIVVIYTIKKIHKSENQSSVHTYDVYSNPITPGLLNDYVKCLLPLMGTAVLWSLSSALQTVILGNMSSVALSANAVSSNLFLMVKAAATGTALAGGVMIGKAIGEGNEQAVKVTSKKLQIAFFLTALVGALALYLIRIPVLRFYHISPETKHLADQFLILMSIIYIGMGYQMPASEGIIKGGGSPSFILVMNLISIWGIVLPLSWYLAFEKQAAPIVVLAVLNSDQVFKCIPVFIKINYGHWMKKLTREESI, encoded by the coding sequence ATGATCCAACATCAAAAAACAGGGTTTTATCATACTTTTTTTAAACTTAGTTTTTTTATAATTCTTCAGAATGTTGTGACGATCAGTGTGAACCTATTGGACAATGTGATGCTGGCTCGTTTCAGTGAACCCGCTATGGCGGGTTCATCCATTGTAAATCAGATACAGTTTGTCTATCAGCAGGCGATCACGGCACTTGCTGAGGCTGCGGTTATTATAGGAAGCCAGTATTGGGGAGCGAAGAAAGAGAAACAGAATCGGGACATCGTCCGCTGTGCTCTGAGAGTGGGAATAGTGGTTTGTATCGTGATGTTTGCAGTAGTCAGTATCTTCGATCGACAGATTTTGTCATGCTTTACGAAAGACACAACGATTTTGTCTGAGGCAGAGAAGTATCTGTCAATTATACGAATCACGTACATATTTTCCATGATCTCTACGATACTCCTTGGATTCTTAAGAAGTAGGGAGATCGTGAAGATCGGATTTGTGGTTTCTGTGGCTGCACTTTTGACAAATGGTTTTCTCAATTATCTGCTGATTTTTGGAAAGGCGGGTTTTCCCCAAATGGGTATCAGGGGCGCTGCAATTGCTACGCTGATCTCACGTATTGTCGAGCTTTTCATCGTTGTGATTTATACGATAAAGAAAATCCATAAATCAGAGAATCAGTCATCTGTTCATACGTATGATGTGTACAGTAATCCGATTACCCCAGGTCTTTTAAACGATTATGTGAAATGCTTACTACCTCTTATGGGCACAGCAGTTTTATGGAGTCTGAGTTCAGCTCTTCAGACGGTGATTCTGGGTAATATGAGCAGCGTGGCCCTTAGTGCGAATGCAGTATCCTCAAACCTCTTTTTAATGGTAAAGGCGGCTGCGACAGGAACGGCACTTGCCGGCGGAGTTATGATCGGAAAAGCAATCGGTGAGGGAAATGAACAGGCGGTGAAAGTGACTTCAAAAAAATTACAGATTGCATTCTTCTTAACAGCGCTTGTCGGGGCTTTAGCTCTCTATCTGATCCGAATTCCGGTACTCAGATTCTATCATATCTCTCCTGAGACGAAACATCTTGCAGATCAGTTTTTGATTCTTATGAGCATCATCTATATCGGAATGGGATATCAGATGCCTGCCAGTGAAGGCATTATTAAAGGCGGCGGAAGTCCTTCTTTTATTCTGGTTATGAATCTGATCAGTATATGGGGCATTGTACTGCCGCTTTCCTGGTATCTGGCATTTGAGAAACAGGCTGCGCCAATTGTAGTATTGGCAGTACTCAATTCAGATCAGGTATTCAAGTGTATACCGGTTTTTATCAAGATAAATTATGGACATTGGATGAAGAAATTGACGAGAGAGGAATCAATATAA
- a CDS encoding fructose-1,6-bisphosphatase yields MDIKNKFLKVLAEKYPTRQAACREIINLNAILNLPKGTEHFMSDLHGEYEAFYHIVNNCSGVIREKIRYLFDDKLSELEQQELCTLIYYPKEKLQLLENQKALSDDWYRMTLYQLIEIAKLLSSKYTRSKVRKAMPADFSYIIDELLHVQKDEDDNQVHYHLKIMDTILMIHNGDEFLIALADLIKRLAVDHLHIIGDIYDRGTSADKIMDLLMAHHSIDIQWGNHDVLWMGAACGNPVCAAQVIQSNLKYQNPSILENEYGICLRELVIFAQKTYRESDPMKASFQAMTVILFKLEGSLLKDHPEYGMADRLLLEYINPDMGDFSKDGKTYNMRQTDFPTLDESNPYQLTLKEDEIMENLRLDFLHSSRLKEHMTFLYEKGSVYKVYNQNLLYHGCVPLDDQGNFDIIELYGKKYKGKDYFDYVDSMIRKAWNGNKNAIDFMWFLWGSIKSPLTGRRIRTFERTWLLDSTAWDEEKNPYYSFYKDEKTCNMILRDFGLYSDQSHIINGHTPVRAKDGELPIRANGKLIVIDGGFCRRYHDTTGIAGYTLIYNSHGLRLKAHQPFESVQKAITENLDIDSDSVIVEEEKQRVMVKDTDIGQQIQEDLNDLTELLKLY; encoded by the coding sequence ATGGATATAAAAAATAAATTTTTAAAAGTCTTAGCTGAAAAATATCCCACACGGCAGGCTGCCTGCCGCGAGATCATAAATCTGAATGCTATCTTGAATCTGCCAAAAGGAACAGAACATTTCATGAGTGATCTGCACGGGGAGTACGAGGCATTTTATCATATCGTCAACAACTGCTCCGGTGTGATCAGAGAAAAGATCCGTTATCTTTTCGATGACAAATTAAGTGAATTGGAACAGCAGGAATTGTGTACATTGATCTACTATCCAAAAGAAAAGCTCCAATTGCTTGAAAATCAGAAGGCTTTATCCGATGACTGGTACCGCATGACACTATACCAGCTGATTGAGATTGCTAAATTGCTGTCATCTAAATATACCCGCTCGAAAGTCCGTAAGGCCATGCCTGCCGATTTTTCATATATTATTGATGAATTGCTTCATGTGCAAAAAGATGAAGACGATAATCAAGTACATTATCATCTAAAAATTATGGATACGATCCTGATGATACATAATGGAGATGAATTCCTGATTGCTCTCGCCGATCTGATTAAACGGCTGGCCGTTGACCATCTGCATATAATCGGCGATATCTACGATCGCGGCACAAGTGCTGACAAGATCATGGATCTTTTGATGGCTCACCACTCCATAGACATTCAGTGGGGAAATCACGATGTTCTGTGGATGGGGGCCGCCTGTGGCAATCCTGTCTGTGCAGCACAGGTTATTCAAAGCAATCTGAAGTATCAGAACCCTTCAATTCTTGAAAATGAATACGGCATCTGCCTGAGGGAACTTGTGATTTTTGCGCAGAAAACATATCGGGAATCTGATCCGATGAAGGCTTCCTTTCAGGCAATGACAGTTATTTTATTCAAACTGGAAGGTTCTCTTTTGAAAGATCATCCCGAATACGGCATGGCCGACCGTCTGCTGCTCGAATATATCAATCCCGATATGGGAGACTTTTCAAAAGACGGCAAAACATATAACATGCGTCAAACCGACTTTCCGACACTTGACGAGTCAAATCCATATCAGTTGACGCTTAAGGAAGATGAAATTATGGAAAATCTGCGTCTGGATTTTCTGCACAGTTCCAGGTTAAAGGAACACATGACATTTTTATACGAAAAAGGCAGTGTCTACAAAGTCTATAATCAGAATTTACTCTATCACGGATGTGTTCCGCTGGATGATCAGGGGAATTTCGATATAATTGAATTGTATGGAAAGAAATATAAAGGAAAAGACTACTTTGATTATGTTGACTCCATGATTCGAAAAGCATGGAATGGGAATAAAAATGCAATTGATTTCATGTGGTTTCTCTGGGGCAGCATTAAATCACCTCTAACAGGACGGCGAATTCGAACTTTCGAGCGAACCTGGCTGCTTGATTCGACGGCGTGGGACGAGGAGAAGAATCCCTACTATTCATTTTATAAAGATGAGAAGACATGTAATATGATTCTGCGCGATTTTGGACTTTATTCCGATCAATCACATATCATCAATGGTCATACCCCCGTCCGCGCGAAAGACGGAGAACTTCCGATCCGCGCAAACGGAAAGCTGATTGTAATCGATGGTGGTTTCTGCAGACGCTACCATGACACGACAGGAATCGCAGGATACACACTGATCTATAACTCACACGGTCTTCGTCTGAAGGCCCACCAACCTTTCGAGAGCGTGCAAAAGGCCATCACGGAAAATCTGGATATCGACTCTGATTCCGTTATTGTAGAAGAAGAAAAGCAACGCGTGATGGTGAAAGATACCGATATCGGACAGCAGATACAGGAAGACCTGAATGACCTTACGGAACTGTTGAAATTATATTGA
- a CDS encoding response regulator transcription factor, protein MYRVLFAEDEMLVRLGMKNSIPWDEFDMELTAEADNGEDAYELFLKIRPDLVITDVRMDKMDGYELIQKIRAVDEECAILVVTCLDDFETIRKMIPYHIMGYILKASMNMDEIFEALNKVREYLIKIGRIGVNEKKEKLQPEEQIKEFLAGKTERLLWPGENRMKEMMIFSLEEEEQQKINELAMKLIRELIERQISDSILIETGDKGLCLFSEKQVEDFGRVSELMIRSIETFLGVHYKIKEGKRNKDENLKDWYHRLQRKSEDHIETIKCDKLIKDAVEYMHKNHEQSLTLNEISKIMGISPSYFSHLFKKVTGKNYIEYLNDIRLQEVKAELLVSDQNISVIAENHGFHNLEYFSRYFKKAVGISPAKWRQQNR, encoded by the coding sequence ATGTATCGTGTATTATTTGCAGAGGACGAAATGTTGGTCAGGCTGGGTATGAAGAATTCAATTCCCTGGGACGAGTTTGATATGGAGCTGACAGCTGAGGCAGATAACGGGGAAGACGCCTATGAATTATTCCTGAAAATCAGGCCCGACTTAGTGATCACCGATGTGCGGATGGACAAGATGGACGGTTATGAATTGATACAAAAAATAAGAGCAGTTGATGAAGAGTGTGCGATTCTTGTTGTGACATGTCTGGATGATTTTGAGACAATCCGAAAGATGATTCCGTACCATATTATGGGATACATATTAAAAGCAAGCATGAATATGGACGAGATCTTTGAGGCATTGAATAAAGTCAGAGAATACTTGATCAAGATTGGGAGAATTGGTGTAAACGAAAAAAAGGAAAAACTACAACCAGAAGAGCAGATTAAAGAATTCTTGGCAGGGAAAACAGAGAGACTTTTATGGCCGGGTGAAAATCGGATGAAGGAAATGATGATTTTCTCTCTTGAGGAAGAGGAGCAGCAGAAGATAAATGAACTGGCAATGAAACTTATCCGTGAACTGATAGAACGTCAGATCTCGGATAGTATCCTGATCGAAACAGGGGACAAAGGCCTGTGCCTGTTTTCTGAGAAGCAAGTGGAGGATTTTGGACGTGTTTCAGAACTTATGATTCGTTCTATAGAGACTTTTCTGGGAGTTCATTACAAAATAAAAGAAGGAAAACGGAATAAAGATGAAAATTTAAAAGACTGGTATCATAGATTGCAGCGAAAGAGTGAAGACCATATTGAAACAATCAAATGCGATAAATTAATTAAGGATGCGGTCGAGTATATGCACAAGAATCATGAGCAATCGCTCACCCTGAACGAAATATCAAAAATTATGGGAATTAGTCCCAGCTATTTTTCTCATCTGTTTAAAAAAGTAACTGGAAAAAATTATATCGAATATTTGAATGACATTCGTTTGCAGGAAGTGAAAGCCGAGCTGCTCGTCAGTGATCAAAATATTTCAGTAATAGCGGAAAACCACGGATTTCATAATTTAGAGTACTTTAGTCGATATTTTAAAAAAGCTGTGGGTATCTCTCCGGCAAAGTGGAGGCAGCAGAATCGATGA
- a CDS encoding sensor histidine kinase, producing MSNKNKTDWKLKLMLSILIGMISVIVLLFGITYGYFVKKLSANNERIVNMSFKETEKNLKEMIENSELELNHLINNPLMWEFSEYNFSDVLKKSINTKNVIHEFDEILSKNSDYYGVAALCGDERTVVSTSEKKSRSGQTYITEELKQMMKECKHTYPYAVWVSSEDLRIPDHSPLQMIINRPVLLGMKAMEENDTVEKDSYLIIAIDENEVQKSYEPVVYNHSKAVLTDRENKIISATDKKMIGTGFNPDDASQNIEYQLSYMGWKLVNMIPKESYLKDAHDLRNFGLVIIVLASIGVLIVAIIWSKKYSTPIEWLMIQMEQVRNGQLNIEKPAAKGWPELDRLNDEFYYTIDKLKKYIEKLKVVEQEKAKEELLALQYQINPHFLYNSLNSIRWMAMMTNNTKVADSLVVLTKIIMPIMKDPSFTWKLSEELEFIENYMVMMQLRYGDTMDYQLDCSKGLYHEMFPRFILQPVIENCFVHGSSPDNILHIHVSVRKTEMFYICVFNRGASMSKERVDKVNQMLGNSQNSIENIGLSNISKRLRLLYGYSDVWIESDVEGVRVNIRF from the coding sequence ATGAGTAATAAAAATAAGACGGACTGGAAATTGAAGTTAATGTTATCAATTTTGATAGGAATGATATCGGTAATTGTTTTGCTTTTCGGGATCACATATGGATATTTTGTGAAAAAATTGTCCGCTAATAATGAGCGTATTGTTAATATGTCCTTTAAAGAAACAGAAAAAAATCTGAAGGAGATGATTGAAAATTCAGAGCTGGAATTAAATCATCTGATCAATAATCCGCTTATGTGGGAGTTCTCCGAGTATAACTTTTCTGATGTCCTAAAAAAATCGATTAATACAAAAAATGTCATTCATGAATTTGATGAAATCCTGTCAAAAAACTCGGATTACTATGGTGTGGCAGCTCTCTGCGGTGACGAACGAACGGTGGTATCGACCAGTGAGAAAAAAAGCAGATCAGGTCAGACGTATATAACGGAGGAGCTGAAGCAGATGATGAAAGAATGTAAACATACCTATCCGTATGCTGTCTGGGTAAGTTCCGAAGACTTGAGGATACCAGATCATAGCCCTCTGCAGATGATCATCAATCGTCCTGTGCTTTTGGGTATGAAAGCTATGGAAGAGAATGATACAGTAGAAAAAGACAGTTATCTGATCATTGCAATAGACGAGAATGAGGTCCAGAAAAGTTATGAACCGGTTGTATATAATCATAGTAAGGCAGTTCTTACAGACAGAGAAAATAAAATTATATCAGCTACGGATAAGAAAATGATCGGAACAGGATTTAATCCAGATGATGCAAGTCAAAATATAGAATATCAGCTTTCGTATATGGGGTGGAAATTAGTAAACATGATTCCGAAAGAAAGTTATCTAAAAGATGCTCATGATCTGAGAAATTTTGGCCTTGTGATCATTGTATTGGCTTCAATCGGAGTGTTGATTGTTGCCATTATATGGTCAAAAAAATACAGTACACCGATTGAATGGCTGATGATCCAGATGGAACAAGTTAGAAACGGTCAATTAAATATTGAGAAACCAGCAGCAAAAGGATGGCCGGAACTGGATCGGCTGAATGATGAATTCTACTACACAATCGACAAGCTAAAAAAATATATTGAGAAATTAAAGGTGGTGGAACAGGAAAAAGCAAAAGAAGAGCTTCTGGCCTTACAGTATCAAATTAATCCCCATTTTTTGTACAATTCATTGAACTCGATTCGATGGATGGCTATGATGACAAATAATACAAAAGTAGCAGATTCTTTGGTTGTTCTTACAAAGATTATTATGCCGATTATGAAAGATCCAAGTTTTACCTGGAAACTTTCCGAGGAACTGGAATTTATAGAAAATTATATGGTTATGATGCAGCTGAGATATGGAGATACCATGGACTATCAGCTTGACTGTTCAAAGGGGTTGTATCATGAAATGTTTCCTCGTTTTATTCTTCAGCCGGTGATAGAAAACTGTTTTGTACACGGAAGTTCCCCGGATAACATACTTCATATTCATGTTTCTGTAAGGAAGACGGAGATGTTTTATATATGCGTATTTAACCGCGGGGCATCTATGAGTAAAGAACGTGTTGACAAAGTTAATCAAATGCTTGGGAACAGCCAAAACTCAATAGAAAACATTGGGTTGTCTAACATCAGCAAACGTCTGAGACTACTTTATGGATATAGTGACGTATGGATTGAATCAGATGTAGAAGGCGTTCGGGTAAATATTCGTTTTTGA